A single genomic interval of Takifugu flavidus isolate HTHZ2018 chromosome 19, ASM371156v2, whole genome shotgun sequence harbors:
- the LOC130516208 gene encoding peptidase M20 domain-containing protein 2-like isoform X2, with translation MTDNEERLIELKDRVCRSIDEAREKLHRLSQDIWSCPELAYQETEAHDRLVAFFTHEHGWTVDSHFKLETAFRATWRTGGDSEGTMNVGFLCEYDALPGIGHACGHNLIAEVGAAAAVGLKAALEGAQEGVPVQVTVLGTPAEEDVGGKIDLLKEGVFKGIDVVFMAHPSKEDATYLPCVAEHDVTIKYHGKTAHASSYPWRGVNALDAAVLCYNNLSVLRQQMRPDWRVHGIIKHGGLKPNIIPDYTELEYYLRTPTRAELPVLKEKAERCFRSAAVATGCTVEVEYARNQLDNILRVAELERLFERNGKTLGMDFTTDEDVLRNESGSTDFGDEKAQFFTLRTAKALAMTALDLLLQPEAMQRVMQEFTEAKLKDDKMSNGV, from the exons ATGACTGACAATGAAGAAAGGCTGATAGAACTGAAAGATAGAGTTTGCCGCAGTATAGACGAAGCCAGGGAAAAGCTGCACAGACTGAGTCAGGACATATGGAGCTGTCCGGAGCTGGCGTACCAAGAAACCGAGGCTCATGACAGGCTGGTGGCCTTCTTCACCCACGAACATGGCTGGACCGTGGACAGCCACTTCAAACTTGAGACCGCGTTTCGAGCTACGTGGCGAACCGGAGGCGACAGCGAGGGCACGATGAACGTGGGGTTCCTGTGCGAGTATGACGCCCTGCCCGGGATTGGACACGCGTGTGGCCACAACCTGATCGCGGAGGTCGGAGCCGCCGCAGCTGTGGGGCTCAAAGCGGCGCTGGAGGGCGCACAGGAGGGGGTCCCTGTCCAG GTAACAGTGTTGGGGACCCCAGCTGAGGAGGATGTTGGAGGTAAAATTGACTTGCTAAAGGAGGGGGTATTTAAGGGCATTGACGTGGTGTTCATGGCCCATCCATCGAAGGAAGATGCCACCTACCTGCCCTGTGTGGCTGAACACGA TGTAACCATCAAGTACCACGGTAAGACCGCTCATGCTTCTAGCTACCCATGGAGAGGCGTCAACGCGCTGGACGCAGCTGTGCTGTGCTACAACAACCTGTCCGTGCTGCGGCAGCAGATGAGACCAGACTGGAGAGTCCATG GCATCATCAAGCACGGCGgactgaaaccaaacatcatcCCTGACTACACTGAGCTGGAGTACTATCTGAGGACTCCCACCCGAGCTGAGCTGCCTGTCCTGAAGGAGAAAGCTGAGAGATGCTTCAGATCAGCTGCAGTAGCTACTGGCTGCACG GTTGAGGTTGAATATGCAAGGAACCAGTTGGACAACATCCTGCGTGTCGCTGAGCTCGAGAGGCTGTTCGAGAGAAACGGCAAGACTCTAGGGATGGACTTCACCACGGATGAAGATGTTCTGAGGAACGAATCTG GCTCCACAGACTTTG GTGACGAAAAAGCACAGTTCTTCACCCTGAGGACAGCCAAGGCCTTGGCCATGACGGCCCTggatctgctcctgcagccagaggCGATGCAGAGGGTGATGCAGGAGTTCACCGAGGCCAAACTGAAGGATGACAAGATGTCAAACGGGGTCTGA
- the LOC130516208 gene encoding peptidase M20 domain-containing protein 2-like isoform X1, with the protein MTDNEERLIELKDRVCRSIDEAREKLHRLSQDIWSCPELAYQETEAHDRLVAFFTHEHGWTVDSHFKLETAFRATWRTGGDSEGTMNVGFLCEYDALPGIGHACGHNLIAEVGAAAAVGLKAALEGAQEGVPVQVTVLGTPAEEDVGGKIDLLKEGVFKGIDVVFMAHPSKEDATYLPCVAEHDVTIKYHGKTAHASSYPWRGVNALDAAVLCYNNLSVLRQQMRPDWRVHGIIKHGGLKPNIIPDYTELEYYLRTPTRAELPVLKEKAERCFRSAAVATGCTVEVEYARNQLDNILRVAELERLFERNGKTLGMDFTTDEDVLRNESGSTDFGNVTFAVPGIHPYFYIGSNALNHTPEYTVAAGDEKAQFFTLRTAKALAMTALDLLLQPEAMQRVMQEFTEAKLKDDKMSNGV; encoded by the exons ATGACTGACAATGAAGAAAGGCTGATAGAACTGAAAGATAGAGTTTGCCGCAGTATAGACGAAGCCAGGGAAAAGCTGCACAGACTGAGTCAGGACATATGGAGCTGTCCGGAGCTGGCGTACCAAGAAACCGAGGCTCATGACAGGCTGGTGGCCTTCTTCACCCACGAACATGGCTGGACCGTGGACAGCCACTTCAAACTTGAGACCGCGTTTCGAGCTACGTGGCGAACCGGAGGCGACAGCGAGGGCACGATGAACGTGGGGTTCCTGTGCGAGTATGACGCCCTGCCCGGGATTGGACACGCGTGTGGCCACAACCTGATCGCGGAGGTCGGAGCCGCCGCAGCTGTGGGGCTCAAAGCGGCGCTGGAGGGCGCACAGGAGGGGGTCCCTGTCCAG GTAACAGTGTTGGGGACCCCAGCTGAGGAGGATGTTGGAGGTAAAATTGACTTGCTAAAGGAGGGGGTATTTAAGGGCATTGACGTGGTGTTCATGGCCCATCCATCGAAGGAAGATGCCACCTACCTGCCCTGTGTGGCTGAACACGA TGTAACCATCAAGTACCACGGTAAGACCGCTCATGCTTCTAGCTACCCATGGAGAGGCGTCAACGCGCTGGACGCAGCTGTGCTGTGCTACAACAACCTGTCCGTGCTGCGGCAGCAGATGAGACCAGACTGGAGAGTCCATG GCATCATCAAGCACGGCGgactgaaaccaaacatcatcCCTGACTACACTGAGCTGGAGTACTATCTGAGGACTCCCACCCGAGCTGAGCTGCCTGTCCTGAAGGAGAAAGCTGAGAGATGCTTCAGATCAGCTGCAGTAGCTACTGGCTGCACG GTTGAGGTTGAATATGCAAGGAACCAGTTGGACAACATCCTGCGTGTCGCTGAGCTCGAGAGGCTGTTCGAGAGAAACGGCAAGACTCTAGGGATGGACTTCACCACGGATGAAGATGTTCTGAGGAACGAATCTG GCTCCACAGACTTTGGTAATGTGACCTTTGCAGTTCCTGGCATCCACCCCTATTTCTATATTGGCTCCAATGCTTTGAACCACACCCCAGAATACACTGTTGCTGCAG GTGACGAAAAAGCACAGTTCTTCACCCTGAGGACAGCCAAGGCCTTGGCCATGACGGCCCTggatctgctcctgcagccagaggCGATGCAGAGGGTGATGCAGGAGTTCACCGAGGCCAAACTGAAGGATGACAAGATGTCAAACGGGGTCTGA
- the LOC130516208 gene encoding peptidase M20 domain-containing protein 2-like isoform X3, with the protein MTDNEERLIELKDRVCRSIDEAREKLHRLSQDIWSCPELAYQETEAHDRLVAFFTHEHGWTVDSHFKLETAFRATWRTGGDSEGTMNVGFLCEYDALPGIGHACGHNLIAEVGAAAAVGLKAALEGAQEGVPVQVTVLGTPAEEDVGGKIDLLKEGVFKGIDVVFMAHPSKEDATYLPCVAEHDVTIKYHGKTAHASSYPWRGVNALDAAVLCYNNLSVLRQQMRPDWRVHGIIKHGGLKPNIIPDYTELEYYLRTPTRAELPVLKEKAERCFRSAAVATGCTVEVEYARNQLDNILRVAELERLFERNGKTLGMDFTTDEDVLRNESEHEGVSQPCSALSYRLHRLW; encoded by the exons ATGACTGACAATGAAGAAAGGCTGATAGAACTGAAAGATAGAGTTTGCCGCAGTATAGACGAAGCCAGGGAAAAGCTGCACAGACTGAGTCAGGACATATGGAGCTGTCCGGAGCTGGCGTACCAAGAAACCGAGGCTCATGACAGGCTGGTGGCCTTCTTCACCCACGAACATGGCTGGACCGTGGACAGCCACTTCAAACTTGAGACCGCGTTTCGAGCTACGTGGCGAACCGGAGGCGACAGCGAGGGCACGATGAACGTGGGGTTCCTGTGCGAGTATGACGCCCTGCCCGGGATTGGACACGCGTGTGGCCACAACCTGATCGCGGAGGTCGGAGCCGCCGCAGCTGTGGGGCTCAAAGCGGCGCTGGAGGGCGCACAGGAGGGGGTCCCTGTCCAG GTAACAGTGTTGGGGACCCCAGCTGAGGAGGATGTTGGAGGTAAAATTGACTTGCTAAAGGAGGGGGTATTTAAGGGCATTGACGTGGTGTTCATGGCCCATCCATCGAAGGAAGATGCCACCTACCTGCCCTGTGTGGCTGAACACGA TGTAACCATCAAGTACCACGGTAAGACCGCTCATGCTTCTAGCTACCCATGGAGAGGCGTCAACGCGCTGGACGCAGCTGTGCTGTGCTACAACAACCTGTCCGTGCTGCGGCAGCAGATGAGACCAGACTGGAGAGTCCATG GCATCATCAAGCACGGCGgactgaaaccaaacatcatcCCTGACTACACTGAGCTGGAGTACTATCTGAGGACTCCCACCCGAGCTGAGCTGCCTGTCCTGAAGGAGAAAGCTGAGAGATGCTTCAGATCAGCTGCAGTAGCTACTGGCTGCACG GTTGAGGTTGAATATGCAAGGAACCAGTTGGACAACATCCTGCGTGTCGCTGAGCTCGAGAGGCTGTTCGAGAGAAACGGCAAGACTCTAGGGATGGACTTCACCACGGATGAAGATGTTCTGAGGAACGAATCTG AGCATGAGGGTGTCAGCCAGCCATGCTCTGCTCTCTCTTACAGGCTCCACAGACTTTG GTGA